The genomic stretch TctcatattatatttttagaaaatagaaTCACATATTcccttaatattattaaaagtatatGTAAAATCACATgcgttaaaaatatataaagaattttCTCGAATCTGTAAGAAAAATTTGTCCAATTAACAATGTTTCTAATGGAGcgaagatcactagttcgaattctccccCCTTTTCTTGTGtatacatgtcaaaaaataaaaataaaaaattgtaaaggaGGGAAATAGGGATCCAAATTTTCAATAAGTTGATGTCGGGATAGCTAGTAATTTGTGTTGAGGTTCAATAATGCCGCTTTACTCACTTGGACAACTTTTAGAATATGACTTGCAGGGTGCGATTTTAAATGCCATAAAAGGCTTCGGCTTCCCTTaaagcattcccaatggaggagccatatttttatgtaaaatagcttctcaaaactcacttctATTTAGTTTAGTtgagccatttttaaatgtctctatatccgattagctatatttctatctattctattaaaatattattaaaagtaaaaaaagttttggaaaaaagagaacatgtaagaggaaaaatggaaaaaagagaacatggagagaaaaagtaagaaaatatttgggaaaaagagaaaacaggtgagaagTAGGAAGTTATTTAAAAGTACTattacatttagctttttttttttttttttttatagttatttcaatcaaatatctattttacatttttttttttttttgccaatcTAATGTAggaaattatttaaatatttaaagagttattttaaataaaagtaatatttggcTCTCCCATTGGAAATGTTCTTACtagaaattaattagtttttagatCAGATGGTCAAATGTCCgatccaacaaatggtatcaaagttaGGGTCATGGGTTCGAGTCGCAGGAACCCAATGTTGAGGTTCAATAATGCCCTGCTCTACTCACTTAGATGACTCTTAGAATATGTCTTACGGGgtgcgatttcgaatgccataaaaggctTTGGCTTTTTTCATTGGATACCAATTgttttttagatgagatggtcaatGGCCTAATCTAACAATTTGATCggtaaatatgaaaaaaaaaaaaaaaaaaactgtaaataTGTGAGTGTCTTTATAAGCTTATTTGTTCAGGATGATTAAGAACTATTCAGATAAATAAATTGCTAACAATCCGAGCTGCAAAGTTATCGAGAATTTTGATAAGAAAATAGTAAGCAGCCAAACCAGTTACGCTTGCCCAACGTCCTCGTCGCATGTCCCCCTGCCACGTACCACCAAAGGTGGCATCCTCTGTCTCTCTGTTTCACTACGTTGCCGCACATTGAGAGAGATCTCTGTTTCGCTCTCTCTGTTCTAGTGTGTGTCTTTGAAACTGAAAATGAACCCACATAGCCTGTTTGCTTCGGCGGCCATTAACATAGGCTTGGCCTTCATAGTTCTCTCCCTCTTCTCCATCTTGAAGAAACAGCCCTCAACCGCTCCCATCTACTATGCTCGTCGTCTCTCCCAACGCCACCACATTCACTTCCAtcgctccctctctctctgtcgcTTCCTCCCTTCCGTTTCTTGGATTCCACGTGCTTTTCGTGTCACTGAAGACGAAATCCTCGAAACTGGCGGCCTTGACGCTCTTGTCATCATCAGACTCTTCAAATTCgggtcagtttttttttttttttttgaagttctTCTGTCTCTTTACGTGAACTCTCTCCGTTACTATTCCTTGGTTAGTTggtttttgttagaatattatggAGAGATTATGCTATATAAGTGACTTTAAAAGCGCAGATATGGTTAAATCTTTCCTGTTAGTCAAGGTTGAAACCAGaatgaatgaatatatattgaaagaaatggtgtccaaagttttttttttttttttagtacatggGTTATTGGAATATCTTTTATGGAAGTTTTTTCCATTGAAAAATTGTCCAGTGGTTTGCAAATGATTGGTGAGTTCAATGTTGTCTGTTCGGAATTTGAGATGGTCAGTCTATGAACTTAGGTGGGTACAAATCATACACAAAATTGGTTGGCTTATTTAGACAATGAGACTTCAATGGATACTCATAAATTAAAGGTTAATGAATCTTTCAGGGGGTTTACCAAATCATTTGAGTTATAATGACAATCTCTCCGTCCGTTAcctttattttaagaaaaaaaaaaaaaaaaaaaaaaaaaaaagcttacaTTTTTAATGGATTTCCTTCAATAACTCATCAGCTTTTTCTGCCTTATGTTCCATACTTGTAGTTTGAATCACAGAATGCTGAATATTTCACCATGTTCATATCTACAGTGTGAACTTCGGTGTAGTTTTCCAatattgaaaagtaaatttgattcgttttaaagaaaatgtgtAGAATCTTGAACTATTATTAGATTTATTCTACATTTTCAGTTTTATGATGTGTGTGTCTTTGCCAAATGTTGTCGTCTCAAACATTGGAGAAATGAATGCAGTTGATTCTAAGAAATTACTGGGATTATATTTTCGTAATGGTGTATGCAATGATTTAGTTTATCAACAATGCTTTGAACACTCtagaattttttcaaatttttcttgAGAATGATTCTCTTAGCTCGTCATTTATTCTGAATGTGCTCATTTTGCAGTatcaaattttttgttgtatGCTCTCTTGTTGGATTGGTGGTGCTTCTCCCAGTCAATTACAATGGCCAGGATGCCCCATATCGGACCTATTATTCCATGGATTCTTTTACAATATCTAACATTAGTCGAGGTTCTAACAGGTGAGATTGTCTTATCCTTGCTCATAAACCCATTACAAAAACCCTCATGTAGTAAAATGTGAACATCTTgcaacatcattttttttttttttcctaaattttagtTCAAATCTATAATCTAAGAACCATCAACTATGGCTGTTGATCCTAATATGTTGGATGCaactatttttcttcttttttaatttaattatatgcaCCAGGATAGCATTTTGATATGCACGTACATTTCTGTGTGTATGTGCGCTTGTATGTCATGAGAaaaacaggaagaaaaaaaacctgTGGATTTAATGCTAGATATGTAGATGATTTTCTCAGATTGACTTAAATAATGATATGTTCCTACATAGAAAGAGCAAAACAAGAAAAGCATACCCTTCAATCCTCAAGTTTGTATCTCATACTTCTAATTTTGGAAGTATAACTGCATTAAGTGAGAATTCGATATCATCAATGATTTAACATAGATTTGACTTGAagaatttggtttattttgtaGCTATATATCCTTATCTGGGAGTGATTCcgcatatacatacatacatatgcaTATACAACTATGAAAAGCACAAATGTTTATCATACTTGTACAGATTGTTTCCTTGGTGTTAGGTACTTTCTTTGATTCAGCACAGCATATCATATAAGCTGAACTGACAACATTAAAAGCAAAGTTGCTTACagaatttcttccttttctaaTCTGCAGGCTTTGGGTACATTTTTCATGCTTATGGTTTATATCTTTCTATGGATTATACCTGCTATATGAGGTGAGTTTGTGCAGTTAGATGTCTACCTATATGTTTAATAGTTCACTCTGAAATGGTATGCTTTTAGTAGAGGAATTCTAGCGTGACAGTTGCTGTATAAGCAACTCTCACTCCTTTTATCCTGTACAGACAAAGAtggtttgttggtttttttatttcaaaattcagAGAAGTTTACATCCTCCATTTTTTCATCTCCAGGAATATAATGAGATTTTGGTTAAGAGGATTCAACAACTTAAGAAGTTGAGGCATAGACCTGACCAGTTTACTATTCTAGTTCAGGAAATTCCATTTTGCCCTGAACACAAGGCTCGTGGGTGTTCTGTTGATCACTTCTTTTCTAAGCATCATCCGTACACTTATCATTCCTATCAAATGTTATACAATGGAAAAGATATTGAGGAGTTATTGGTAAGGTTTCAATTGTTTGAAACTGCTAATTCTTGCAATGTCCACATAATTTACTGTATCAGTATTTGTCCTTGTCATTTCAATTCTTGCGGATATATAGTTGTACTTCTAACTGTTTTTTTGCCCTAAGGATAGTTTTATTAATACATATAAAGTTTTGGACTAGTAGGATCTCAATGGACGAGTAACAACTATTGCTGGTTGGTTGTTGGGGACGTCATGACAACAAATATTTTCATGAAAACATTATCTAAATTGTTTTGGCATCTTTTGGGGATGCTCAGCTTCCTTGATGAGTGTGGATATGATGGAGACTTAAAATAAATGCCCTAGAATATTAAAATGAAGTGTTTATTTTCTTCAGCTGATTGATTCTGTTGGCACTTGCATCATCCTGCTCCTGCAGCTACCTGTTAGTTTTATCGAATCGAAAATTGGCCTGAGAGGTGTGAAGTGAGAGActttttaaacttaattttcaCATATAGGAGCTTTTCTCTTATTCATGAACATCAGCATACAGCTGGACAATAAGCTCTAGCCTTGTTTGCATGAGAGTTTGCTTTGTTTAAGAATAACCTTTCTAATTATATTTAAGTTTCGGTCCCACATACTTGGCCTTAGTgtgttgtttaattttatttttcattggcAAAATTTTAAGTGCAAATGAAAGAAGTAAAATAACAAGTTTGAATCAGTGGTTACAAATAAAATGATGGGGTGGCTCACAACAATAATAAACTTTTTTCATTAGTGCATTAAATTTTTCAACATGAGATGTGGAATCTTCAAGAAAAGCTATTAAATTCTGTGAACATCCTTATGATCATAGCCCCACATGAGATATCATTCCTTTCAGTTTTATCTTGTTTGTAATGGACACCTCTTACAGATATTTTTAAATGTAGAGCCAGGCAGAATCTATTGCAAGAAAGATAGAGGACTTGAGAGAGAGGCCCATGGCTAACAAACATAAGAGAGAATCTTTGCTCTTTGATGCAGCTCGAGAAGATGCTGTGAAGATATCCTTGCAAGAGGAAAAACTTCAAGTATTTTGTGAAAAGATACGCCAATTACAGCATGAGATTGTGATTAAGGAACAGGTAATTATGTTGTTGGTTACAATTTACACTAGCATGGATGATGAGGGCATTTAAATTGGTCTGAACATTTGGATAATGGTTAGACTActgtttttttaacaaattctgagtgcattttttctttttttgctttgaaACTACAGTTTGTATTTGTAGCACTCTCTCAGTTAAGCCACTTGGAtaagttttttttctcttcatacTTCTCTAGACTTCAATTCAGAAATGTGTGGAGGATGCTAATGAGCTCTGGCTTAAATGacatttcatttttctataagAATGGGATGGAGAGGGAGATCTTAGGTTCAATGGGATGCTTCCTCTTTTCTGGAATCTGAATTTGTTGCCTCAAttaacattgttttttttttgggtgtttccTAGAGTCATTTtacttgtgataaaaatgaagcTTCTGTTGAACTCcttataagtaaatataattatcAATGATCCTCTGGGTTGTCAAGCTTAAATACTTGTGGAGTACTTGTAAGTAGACTAAAGTGAATGTTTTAGTTAAAGCACAAGTCACTTTATTTCTGGTTTGTCAAGCAGAAATAAAAGTAATCATCTGCTACACCTCCTTAAGACCATACTCTTGTAGTACATCTTTTCTTTCTGGGGTGCTTGAAATTTAAGATGAACTTTCAGTAACAGAAGACTGTAGAACAGGTTAAACCAATCGATCATGAAATGTTCTTTTGAGTCATCAAGTTATAAAATCACCAGCACCCAAATgataaagaaaagcaaaagctgTTGGTGGATCTCACAAACCCTCTCTTTATAACTAAGACAATTTTGGGACAAGTTACATTTTGCCTTTTTGAAGATGCATCAATTTTACATATCTTGAGTTCTTTCATTCTTGTAGGAGTTGCCTGTTGCCTTTGTTATATTCAAGTCTCGTTGGGGTGCTGCACTAGCTGCCCAATCTCAGCAGCACTCGCATCCACTTCTATGGATCACTAAAATGGCTCCAGAGCCAAGGGATGTATCATGGAGGAGCTTGGCGATTCCCTATAGGATACTGCCACTTTACaaaattgttgttgttctttCAGCATCACTTCTTACAATTTTCTTTGCCATCCCAGTCACTGCTGTTCAAGGGATTGCTAAATTTGAGAAACTAAAGAAATGGTTCCCTCCAGCCATGGCTGTAGAGTTGATGTAAGGACTCTGTTCTTGTTGTGCTCCTTCTGGGGATTGTTAATATTTGTGGAATCTGTTCTGCTTATATCTTAAAAcctcaatttcatttttttctacaATCAACTTGATAGTCactcaaaatttttcaaacttCATAATGTGACATGACCCATAGAAGTTAAGAACTCAAAATAACCAGAGTTGGCAAATCTCTTTAAACTTTATTAGGAGTTAATTCATGTATGGTgttgttaaatcacaatttatcccaaaattttaagctgataggaataaataaattcaatcatttaattaatactttaatagaTGTAACATTAGGGTGTTTCTCTCACATCTGAGGTTCACCAGGAACTTTAAGATTGAGtgtactcattttttttttttttttttttgtgtgtttgtattcattttttttttactactttGATATCATTTGCATGTACTTAGTCTATACGTTGTGTTTAACTTTAAAATAAACCATGTTGCCTCGATGTTTTCTGGTTTTCGAATCGAATAATATATCGTTTAACTTTTTCTAACACATTTATTATGAAACAGACCAGGATTAAGCTCTATCTTGACAGGTTATCTTCCTAGTGTCATTCTCAAAGGATTCATATACATTGTACCCTTTGCAATGTTTGGGATGGCTAAATTAGTTGGTTGTATCTCAAAGAGCAAGGAGGAGATTAAAGCTTGCAACATGGTTTTCTATTTTCTAGTGggaaatgttttctttttaagcgTGTTATCGGGGTCCTTACTAGATGAAATCGGAGAATCTTTTACTCATCCCAAGAGTTTTCCTAGTCGTCTGGCTAGTTCTGTCTCTGCTCAAGTAAGCCTGGTTAACCTTCATTCATTTTATGGCATATAATGTTCACTTTTCTTTCATTACATCTCATGTCGTTTTATGTTGTTTTCTGAAACTGTGATAAAAAGGGCATCATAAAATGAACTACCAAATTTATTTTACTTGTCTTGatttagttttagattttgCATAAAATTGGAAGCTTGGAAATTATTCAGATTCTTTAGTAGGTTTGTCTTTGTACTGTTCTTATAGGTTCGGCAGCTAATATATTGTGTTTCAGGCAGATTTCTTCATTACATACATCTTGACAGATGGGCTTTCAGGGTTTTCTTTTGAGATTCTTCAGCCTGGCTTACTTATTTGGCATGCTATAAAATCAAATACATTTGGCCGTCGGGGGGAGAaaaatctttatctttattCGCTGCCCTACTTTAGAATTATTCCTATGGTCTCCTTGTCTGTACTGATTGGTATGGTATATGCAGTTGTCGCACCGTTGCTGCTTCCATTTCTTATTGGCTACTTCTGTCTAGGCTATGTTGTTTATATCAACCAGGTTGAATTTCTTACTTTTCTCATATCAACCAGCtgtattattttatatgtaATTGGCTGCTTCTCTGTACTAGTGTTTCACCCTTGAGCcatattattactttaacaatgCCAAGTTCGCAGTCATTAAAAACTCAGCCAAAATAAGATTGCGAAAGAACAGAAGAGGAAAGATTTTTTAAGCTTCTGTTTTTTTAGTCCTTCCCACTTCAATTGATACTTGTTTAGGCATGGTAAAGCCCCTTTTAGTCCCAGTCTTCATAAGCAATTGATTATCTAACTTAAAACCAAGCAGAAAATCATTC from Corylus avellana chromosome ca1, CavTom2PMs-1.0 encodes the following:
- the LOC132167172 gene encoding CSC1-like protein At3g54510 isoform X1; this encodes MNPHSLFASAAINIGLAFIVLSLFSILKKQPSTAPIYYARRLSQRHHIHFHRSLSLCRFLPSVSWIPRAFRVTEDEILETGGLDALVIIRLFKFGIKFFVVCSLVGLVVLLPVNYNGQDAPYRTYYSMDSFTISNISRGSNRLWVHFSCLWFISFYGLYLLYEEYNEILVKRIQQLKKLRHRPDQFTILVQEIPFCPEHKARGCSVDHFFSKHHPYTYHSYQMLYNGKDIEELLSQAESIARKIEDLRERPMANKHKRESLLFDAAREDAVKISLQEEKLQVFCEKIRQLQHEIVIKEQELPVAFVIFKSRWGAALAAQSQQHSHPLLWITKMAPEPRDVSWRSLAIPYRILPLYKIVVVLSASLLTIFFAIPVTAVQGIAKFEKLKKWFPPAMAVELIPGLSSILTGYLPSVILKGFIYIVPFAMFGMAKLVGCISKSKEEIKACNMVFYFLVGNVFFLSVLSGSLLDEIGESFTHPKSFPSRLASSVSAQADFFITYILTDGLSGFSFEILQPGLLIWHAIKSNTFGRRGEKNLYLYSLPYFRIIPMVSLSVLIGMVYAVVAPLLLPFLIGYFCLGYVVYINQIEDVYDTVYETCGQYWPYIHLYILIAIILMQITMIGLFGLKAKPAASISTIPLLLFTLMFNEYCKKRFLPSFHHYSIQNAVENDELDVKSGQMEVNYENVINAYCPPCLRPVNFLESDSSSTQPLVSSS
- the LOC132167172 gene encoding CSC1-like protein At3g54510 isoform X2 translates to MNPHSLFASAAINIGLAFIVLSLFSILKKQPSTAPIYYARRLSQRHHIHFHRSLSLCRFLPSVSWIPRAFRVTEDEILETGGLDALVIIRLFKFGIKFFVVCSLVGLVVLLPVNYNGQDAPYRTYYSMDSFTISNISRGSNRLWVHFSCLWFISFYGLYLLYEEYNEILVKRIQQLKKLRHRPDQFTILVQEIPFCPEHKARGCSVDHFFSKHHPYTYHSYQMLYNGKDIEELLSQAESIARKIEDLRERPMANKHKRESLLFDAAREDAVKISLQEEKLQVFCEKIRQLQHEIVIKEQELPVAFVIFKSRWGAALAAQSQQHSHPLLWITKMAPEPRDVSWRSLAIPYRILPLYKIVVVLSASLLTIFFAIPVTAVQGIAKFEKLKKWFPPAMAVELIPGLSSILTGYLPSVILKGFIYIVPFAMFGMAKLVGCISKSKEEIKACNMVFYFLVGNVFFLSVLSGSLLDEIGESFTHPKSFPSRLASSVSAQIEDVYDTVYETCGQYWPYIHLYILIAIILMQITMIGLFGLKAKPAASISTIPLLLFTLMFNEYCKKRFLPSFHHYSIQNAVENDELDVKSGQMEVNYENVINAYCPPCLRPVNFLESDSSSTQPLVSSS